One Aegilops tauschii subsp. strangulata cultivar AL8/78 chromosome 2, Aet v6.0, whole genome shotgun sequence genomic window, cgaatggctgaagaatcgtttggcacaaggatccatcgatgacattgctacgtggttggcacaaaagccatcacctacggtgttgacataccaagcatatgacataaatggatacacattctacactgaggaacgtgataagaagacctcgtatcagaacagctctattcgaatagaatgcatgactgtaaatgaagctgataaaagggtatactatggaaccatcaaagagatttgggagcttgactatgtgaaagttaaggtggcattattcaggtgcgcatggatccctcttggtcaggtaaggattgatgagtacatgaagacctgtgttaacaggacaacgatggcatatcacgcggacccattcattcttgccagcgatgctacccagattttctttgtggaagaccccttgcataagaacgaccatttagcgatgcatgggaagagaagggtactgtGTGTCGATgatgttgccgatgaggacgagtacgatgaatttgatgagttgccagccaagggatcacaCGCTGGTGTAACAGAGAagcgtaaaatcatcaaaaaaCCCAAGTTTATTcggggtcaacttaatgatcccagttcccccatgtacatgggaattaagccgtaagactagtctttatgcctacccagcaacttaattcgttcaatttagaactgtcgcgtgtactgaatttgtgagttatgcccagttttctgttgatgtaagaaccattaatatgttgaccttgatatgctgtcagctcaggcaatgaatatgaactgtttattattattattattattattattattattattattattattattattattttattatatcatagaggtagcacactcaattgatctcactacagtatgtgtgaacaaaaatatgcaatctagtttgcgaatagcacatggttcattgatgaaagccgtgtgcccACCAAACCCCGCCACCCTGCCCACGATCTAATGCGTGCTTTCTGATTGGagagaacccaaaccccacggatcgtacatctgcaccgttggatgctcccagatcgaacggtgatcctcatccctttcgacagcacatgcagttctggttgtaattttatttttatgcacaaaatgcaccttaatctcaaaaaatgtcttaaatatagctaacgatacctgaaatgcgccagaaaatcaaacccgtggtataatggtgattgtgTACCGTGGAAATtattatgaggccaaacgatgaagtcaccggccacaggagtttgaattgacacgtctccttttggaaaaccatgatccttcatgtgagatgctcaggtttggaaggagcggtcatcaaaacttatgccaaattttacttattttttccacggggtcgtgagagcacgccacaggcacacatcgattttgatgatgtccgaactccatctgaatttcctgtaattaaaataccaactaggcctacgccaatggccgcacctcgcggccgaaatgtttgaaacttctccccgcttctcgaacaaacggatgaaaactcacaaagcaacgcacaaatgatctgtacacctttgctaggctgatagtaagggggtatcatagctagtatcatgcatgccaactaggcaattttgatgagctgtcatagaattaattaaatgaagaaagagggggttaagtatcatatcatgaaaccatatcataataaatgctatgctactatgtgtcatgcatgacaatataaataaagtactacatatgatactagctactctatAATATACTATGCATTAGAGCAAGTACACAATAAAGTGaaataagactagccacaatgggtagtaatataaaatgttactagtctatgttactacctctatattggggagtaacatatgtgtagtaacacgcaacacttcatttattaggctatagactcatcttgccttgagatgtgtgatgttactcatattACTAGTAAGACtacccatagtgggagtaacataggtagtaacatcacacatatctagataaaatagatgatgtggcaagcaataaatgaaaaaatggaggaaagtggtaacatagctatttactagtagtatgagtaacatcacacacatatcaaggcaaaatgagtctatagcctaataaatgagtgttgcatgttaccacacatatgttactccccactatagaggtagtaacatagactagtacaTGTGCACATGTTACTagctagtctatgttactacccattgtggccaGTCTAACTAGCTATATTACCAcgttcctctctttcttcatttattgcctgccacatcatctatttttctagatacgtgtgatgttattacctatgttactcccactgtgggtagtctaagcaggctataaggaatagaataatatatatgtgcttattagttggaggaaagagaagggaagcgggctcttggttagtagagccagctgcaacacgagacccaagacattttatgaggatgtaaggtgggccaactattgataaactagtacgtatataaaacctattattgtacatgcccgctaagaggttggctgtatatgacatggcaacttcttatagccgaccctTGGTTGTATTATTAACCgtgctcttagtgaggtagctagtatatcatagacgactagctagtattcagactagccacagtgggagtaacttcagcagtaacatcgactccaactcagcaaacttgcttatgtggcaataagttaatgaggagagagatagtttcagtaacttagctagttactgtaacgtCACATgccccaatgcaatatgagtctataacctaataaatgaagctttgcatgacactacacttatgttactagtggagagtaacttagactaataacatgcatatgttactagtctatgttactattTTCATAGTGGTTAGTGTCACATGTGTGGTAACATAGATATGTTCATTTCAAATTCTTGAACTTTTCTTTTTCCCACACTTTTTTTAGATTACAAAATTTTCCAACTCATGAACTTTGTCAATTTTTGTGAACTCTTTTCAAATATGTGTTTTTTAAAAGTCAACGGTCAATGTTTGTTTGTTTTTTCGTTTGGTGGTCAGCGGTCAAACAATCAATGGTCAAGTGCTCACATGGGCCATGGTCCATCTAGCGGGAGAAAGGACCATCTAGCGCGATAGCTTTTTTCCAAAAAATAATGGGCAGCGACGCGACAGCAGCTACAAGCGGGAGCTCCTATATGGCGCCTGACGCGCCATTTAGCTAGCCGATACTAACGCGCATGGTCGGCCGGGCCGGCCAATCAAGCGCCAGTTCGACCaacttttttcaattttttgaGTTTAATTAGAAAAATTCATAAATATAAAAAATGTACATGAATTTAGCAATGTTCAAGAATTTAAAATATTCACATAttgaaaaaatcatgaatttgcaACTTTTTTTAGAAATTTATTTATTTACGAAatataaaaatattcatgaatttttttaaaaatgcGAATTTAGAAAATTTCATCAAAATTTATAATGCTCACGAATTTGAAAATTTTCAGGAATTTGAAAAGTGTTCACAATTTATTAAAAAATGCGTGTTTGAGCATTTGGAAACAATTGCAAAATTTAGAATTGTTCAAAAATTcataaaaagttcatgaatttttctTAGTGAATTCAAAAAATAATCGTGAATAAAAAAACCCATAAAATCAGTGAAGAAACAAAGAAAGAATGTATATAAAAAAACAGGAAAAGGTGGAAAAAAGGAAACCGTTTCCAGTAGACCTCTCCCGAACGCTTGGATTCTGAGAGGCCGTCCCAAGATCATACCGCAGTTGGCGATTGCAATACATATCTGCAGATGGAGACGAGCCTCGGCTAGTAGTTGTATGTGTCTTATGTCTCTTTCTCCTGGATCGTTTCTTGACAATTTAATTTCTATGCTCACAGGGGAAAATGAGTACGATTGTAGTCTGCTTCCAGAAAGGGCAAACTTGTTAGCAACAAAAATGCAGAGACAAGTTTAGTCAGATACAAGGATATCAGTTCAAGCACACGAGGATATTGTAGCAATCAAATAGAGCAGTGCAAATTCTACCCACCATAGTGCTTTTCACGGCATTATCCTACCAGCACAACATACCTAGGGAAAGGAGTCGAGTCGTGGATGTCGCAGGGATGCTATGGGCAACCTGGTCGACAAGTTGGGCAAGCCCCGTCAAGGAGGACTATAATCTGGACAGGAGCATGAAGAGAGATATTGGGTCTTCCTCAGAAAAGCTCGATGGCTCAAGGATTTGGGTTGACGAAGTCAGGCGGTTATCATATACTATTGAGGATATGGCCAACAACTTGCTAGTGCGCGTCGAGCCTGATTCCTGTAGGAGTGGTTTCAAGGAGCTTCTGCATGAGGGGCTAATGTTCTTGGCGAATGACATGACGGCTCACCATCAGATTGATGGTGTGATCAGAGACATCAAGAGCCAAGTTGAGGTTGTGGTCGGCAGGGGAAATAAGTACAATAACCATGTCAAAAATGGTGTACCTAATGCATCTGCCAAAGCTACCATTGACCTTCGCTTTATAGCTATATACGTAGAGATGTGCTAATAAGGATATTTGAGAAGGATGACGATGTATCAAAGCTCAAGATAGTTTCAATCCTAAGAATGGGAGGATTAAGCAAGACCACGCTTGCCAAGGCAGTGTATGACAAGTTTCAAGCACAATACCGTCATAGAGTGTTTGTTTCGATGGCTGAGCTTCATGAGGGCCAAAGGGGGCCAGTGCCCCCCTATTGTAGGAAAAACTCTTAAGTGTACCCCTAATTATTAGGCTTGAATATCAAAAAATTGCCAGAGTTCATGCATAACTTATCTTCTTCGCCCCCCTCAAAAATCTTCATCAAGCTCTGCCACTGGTTGCATCTAGATATTGGGATTCTAAAGCATGGGATCTTGTTACATATGCATTTCAAAGAAACGACCATGGCAATAGAGTGATAACAACAACAAGGATTGAACGTGTTGCTCGAGCCTGTTGAAAACATGAAAGCAAAGGTGTTTATAGGATGGAACCACTCAGTGAAGAAGACTATTTTTAGAAAACTATTTTTTAGATGAATATTTGGTCCCAAAAAAGATTGCCTGGATGGACCCAGAAAAGAAGAGATCTCAAAATATATTCTGAAAAAATGTGGTGGTATGCCACTTGCTATTAATAATATAGCAAGCCATCTAGCTGGTGAGGAAAAATCAGCTTGGGAGTATATATGGAAATCTTTGGATTATGTGACTAAAGGAGATGATCTTGAAAAGATGAAGCGGATATTGGATCTTAGCTACATACAT contains:
- the LOC141041880 gene encoding uncharacterized protein, with protein sequence MLWATWSTSWASPVKEDYNLDRSMKRDIGSSSEKLDGSRIWVDEVRRLSYTIEDMANNLLVRVEPDSCRSGFKELLHEGLMFLANDMTAHHQIDGVIRDIKSQVEVVVGRGNKYNNHVKNGVPNASAKATIDLRFIAIYVEMC